One genomic region from Quercus robur chromosome 4, dhQueRobu3.1, whole genome shotgun sequence encodes:
- the LOC126720231 gene encoding organic cation/carnitine transporter 3-like, whose translation MVFEGVSPPTDGKKMDHLCPLSMISLQASKSHSSIAPKSEPFLHATSSGQGLATPVHTKTASPIPSEMQTTSTPSTPPSSQVDSVFTDAYPTWHCTTHQNGCNTVSNICYLPKNSWALDWPSYTSIISEWKLECSSSIITGLPASSFFMGCLVGGFVLATLADSSLGRKNMIFLSCLTMSLSSLLTVFSTNIWVYSALRLVCGFGRATIGTSALVLTAELVGIFYSMLVQFFVRESPRWLFVRGRKEEAVATLKSIATPSRSSCLTWSFSEVSFQEERWNNGNVFSTIKILVQKRWAFRRLLPVLVIGFGSGMVYYGMPLGLGNLSFNLYLSVTLNALAEIPSSLITMLLIGKLNRKFYVLAFTTFSGIFSIMCALKGEVWTRFQIGLELVYFFSACTAFDILLIFTIELFPTCVRNSATSLVRQAVVFGGVFGPMLVATERRDGISSYGVFGLVIGCCGLFAFCLPETRGRAICDTMDEEEHKEKAICNGEGDVLA comes from the exons ATGGTTTTTGAAGGGGTAAGTCCACCAACAGATGGGAAGAAAATGGATCATCTTTGTCCACTGTCCATGATTTCTCTTCAAGCCAGCAAAAGTCACTCTTCCATAGCACCTAAGAGTGAACCTTTCCTCCATGCAACTTCATCCGGTCAAGGTTTAGCTACACCTGTACATACCAAGACTGCTTCTCCCATTCCTTCTGAGATGCAAACAACTAGCACTCCATCTACACCTCCTAGCTCTCAAGTTGACAG TGTCTTCACTGATGCATACCCAACATGGCACTGTACTACTCATCAAAATGGTTGCAACACGGTCTCCAACATTTGCTATCTTCCAAAAAATTCGTGGGCATTGGATTGGCCTTCCTATACATCAATCATATCAGAATGGAAGTTAGAATGTTCTTCTTCCATTATCACTGGTTTGCCTGCATCATCCTTCTTCATGGGTTGCCTAGTGGGTGGATTCGTTCTTGCCACACTTGCTGATTCCTCACTTGGTCGCAAAAACATGATCTTTCTTTCATGCCTAACCATGTCCCTATCTTCTTTGCTTACTGTCTTCTCCACCAACATATGGGTTTACTCAGCTTTAAgattggtttgtgggtttggtcGTGCAACAATTGGAACTTCTGCACTGGTGTTAACAGCTGAGCTTGTGG GAATCTTTTATTCTATGCTGGTTCAGTTCTTTGTTCGTGAGTCTCCTAGATGGCTCTTTGTACGTGGACGAAAAGAGGAAGCAGTGGCCACGTTGAAAAGCATTGCAACACCTAGCCGTAGTAGTTGTTTAACTTGGAGCTTCTCTGAGGTTTCGTTTCAGGAAGAAAGATGGAATAATGGGAATGTTTTCTCGACTATAAAGATTTTGGTGCAGAAAAGATGGGCTTTCCGAAGGTTGTTACCGGTTTTGGTGATTGGTTTTGGGAGTGGAATGGTGTACTATGGCATGCCATTAGGCCTAGGAAACTTGTCGTTCAATCTCTACTTGAGTGTCACATTAAATGCCTTAGCTGAGATACCATCTTCATTGATCACTATGTTGCTTATAGGTAAGTTGAACAGAAAATTTTATGTGCTTGCTTTCACTACCTTTAGTGGGATTTTCAGTATTATGTGTGCTTTGAAAGGTGAGGTGTGGACAAGATTTCAGATTGGACTTGAGCTAGTATACTTCTTCAGTGCTTGTACCGCTTTCGATATATTACTAATATTCACAATAGAGTTGTTCCCTACTTGTGTGAGGAATTCAGCTACTTCATTGGTGAGACAAGCAGTTGTGTTTGGTGGTGTGTTTGGTCCGATGCTAGTGGCTACTGAGAGAAGAGATGGAATTTCATCCTATGGGGTGTTTGGGTTGGTGATAGGTTGTTGTGGGCTGTTTGCATTTTGTTTACCAGAGACAAGAGGTAGAGCAATTTGTGATACAATGGATGAGGAAGAACACAAAGAGAAGGCAATTTGTAATGGTGAAGGTGATGTCTTGGCTTAA